The following proteins are encoded in a genomic region of bacterium:
- a CDS encoding SDR family oxidoreductase yields the protein MNLFNVENKRILITGSSQGLGFAFAEGLGLAGAEILLNGRSEEKLKAAYQKLIGKNIKAHMCPFDVTDEAQVVPAIDKIESGIGPIDVLINNAGMIARGAFEDFDTTAWWNVVELNLKSPFIVSKAVGKKMIARKAGKIINITSLLSEGARPSISPYTASKGGLKMLTKAMAVEFAKHNIQVNAIGPGYFATDLNRTLKANKEFDHWVCTRTPAGRWGEPEELMGAAIFLSSSASGFITGQTIYVDGGWLAAL from the coding sequence ATGAATTTGTTCAACGTTGAAAATAAACGCATTCTCATCACGGGGTCGTCACAGGGGTTGGGGTTTGCGTTTGCCGAGGGGCTGGGCCTGGCGGGCGCTGAAATCCTCCTGAATGGACGCAGTGAGGAAAAGCTAAAGGCCGCCTATCAGAAACTCATCGGCAAAAATATCAAAGCGCACATGTGCCCGTTTGATGTCACGGATGAAGCCCAGGTGGTTCCCGCGATTGATAAAATCGAATCCGGGATCGGCCCGATTGACGTCCTGATCAACAATGCCGGAATGATCGCCCGCGGGGCGTTTGAGGACTTCGACACGACGGCTTGGTGGAATGTCGTGGAACTGAATCTTAAATCGCCGTTTATCGTCAGTAAGGCGGTGGGCAAAAAGATGATTGCCCGGAAAGCAGGCAAGATCATTAATATTACGTCCCTGTTAAGCGAAGGGGCCCGGCCTTCAATCTCCCCGTATACCGCCAGCAAAGGAGGGCTTAAAATGCTCACTAAGGCGATGGCTGTTGAATTCGCGAAGCATAATATTCAAGTTAATGCCATTGGGCCCGGCTATTTTGCGACGGATCTCAACCGCACACTCAAGGCAAACAAGGAGTTTGATCACTGGGTGTGTACCAGAACCCCAGCCGGCCGCTGGGGTGAGCCCGAGGAACTCATGGGTGCGGCCATATTCCTGTCGTCGAGCGCCTCGGGTTTTATTACAGGGCAAACCATTTATGTGGATGGGGGCTGGCTTGCGGCACTTTAA
- a CDS encoding SGNH/GDSL hydrolase family protein produces MMTKKTIVFAVTALMAGMAISNSEDEGLYHYKKIREGATWSTLSINTKGSEPEAANLPLVLLIGDSITARYTTEVRTALKGKAYVSMLATSLAVGDPALLDELKLVLRMNTYSVIHFNFGLHGDMSTYREGFADMLSTIQRYAPKSKLIWATTTPCAKKGDKPDENVIERNKIAAEHITKAGIAVDDLYTLVANYPGKLWDESGVHYKEKGTALQSKQVAEIIVPLLPPSPAASVPSAKP; encoded by the coding sequence ATGATGACAAAGAAAACGATCGTATTTGCGGTAACGGCTTTAATGGCAGGCATGGCCATCTCCAATTCCGAGGACGAAGGGCTCTACCATTACAAGAAGATCAGAGAGGGAGCGACTTGGAGCACCCTCTCCATCAACACAAAGGGGTCCGAACCTGAAGCGGCGAATCTACCTCTTGTCCTGCTCATCGGAGACTCGATTACTGCACGGTATACTACGGAGGTCAGGACCGCGCTCAAGGGCAAGGCGTATGTCTCCATGTTAGCCACATCCCTGGCCGTGGGAGATCCCGCCCTACTTGACGAGCTCAAACTGGTGCTCCGGATGAACACCTATTCGGTCATCCACTTCAACTTCGGCCTTCATGGAGACATGAGCACCTACCGGGAAGGGTTTGCGGATATGCTCAGCACGATCCAGCGCTACGCCCCCAAATCCAAGCTCATCTGGGCTACCACCACGCCCTGCGCCAAGAAGGGTGACAAGCCCGATGAAAACGTGATCGAACGGAACAAGATCGCCGCAGAGCATATTACCAAGGCGGGTATCGCCGTAGACGATCTGTATACGCTGGTCGCAAACTATCCCGGCAAGTTGTGGGATGAAAGCGGCGTTCATTACAAGGAGAAGGGAACCGCGCTCCAGTCAAAGCAGGTGGCCGAAATCATCGTCCCCTTATTGCCACCGTCACCTGCGGCATCCGTGCCCTCCGCGAAGCCGTAA